In one window of Deltaproteobacteria bacterium DNA:
- a CDS encoding enoyl-CoA hydratase/isomerase family protein produces the protein MSKATFTQDGNVAVMTWDSGENRFNPEFLEDTLACLDSIEKETDATVLVVRSAHEKIWSNGLDLDWLMPVVMAQDAVTSKAFFYRLNDLFKRVLLFPMPTVAAMNGHAFAGGAILSCAFDFRYMRSDRGFFCFPEVDLGIPFLPGMLALLRKAMPGKTLVDLTLTGRRLTAAQAIEMGVVVDSAPGNEVVDKAVAWGKTMNKRRNVVLAIKRELYKNEERIFDVEDPPIIESGRLQV, from the coding sequence ATGTCGAAAGCCACCTTCACCCAGGACGGCAACGTGGCCGTCATGACCTGGGATAGCGGCGAAAACCGCTTCAACCCGGAATTCCTCGAAGATACCCTTGCCTGCCTCGACTCCATAGAAAAGGAGACCGACGCAACCGTTCTGGTGGTGCGCTCGGCCCACGAGAAGATATGGTCCAACGGCCTTGACCTGGACTGGCTCATGCCGGTGGTCATGGCCCAGGACGCCGTCACAAGCAAGGCCTTCTTCTACAGGTTAAACGACCTTTTTAAAAGGGTGCTGCTTTTCCCCATGCCCACCGTGGCCGCCATGAACGGCCACGCCTTCGCGGGCGGGGCGATTCTCTCCTGCGCCTTCGATTTCAGGTACATGCGCTCGGATCGCGGCTTTTTCTGCTTTCCCGAAGTGGACCTGGGGATCCCCTTCCTGCCCGGAATGCTGGCCCTTCTTAGGAAGGCCATGCCCGGAAAGACCCTCGTCGATCTCACCCTCACCGGCCGCCGCCTCACCGCCGCCCAGGCCATCGAGATGGGCGTGGTGGTTGATTCCGCGCCCGGCAACGAGGTGGTTGACAAGGCCGTCGCATGGGGCAAAACCATGAACAAGCGCCGCAACGTGGTGCTTGCCATAAAGCGCGAGCTTTACAAGAACGAGGAGCGGATTTTTGACGTGGAGGATCCGCCCATAATCGAGAGTGGCCGCCTTCAAGTTTAA
- a CDS encoding acyl-CoA dehydrogenase family protein — translation MSFQLTAEQRMVQKMAREFARKELLPLSMERDKSKEFPGESLSKMGELGFLGMMVPPEYDGAGADTVSYASALSEIAYACASTAVVMSVHNSIVCESLMKFGSKDQKDRYLGFLARGEWIGAFAMTEPLAGSDPVRQETTATKTDKGWLINGVKRFITSGKNAELVIVTAKTDPARRHRGISAFLVRRGTPGFSVGRLENKMGLCASDTADLYFENCEVDGRDILGGEGSGFLIAMSALDCGRIGIAAQSVGVAQAALDAAVYHARHREQFGKPIAANQGVSFPIADMATEIAAARLLMLSAAAAKDRLENFTVAASMAKLYASEMVNRVVAKALQIHGGYGYTKDYAVEKHYRDARVFTIYEGTSEIQRMVISRHLLG, via the coding sequence ATGTCTTTTCAACTGACGGCTGAACAGCGCATGGTGCAGAAAATGGCCCGCGAGTTCGCCCGGAAGGAACTTCTGCCCCTGTCCATGGAAAGGGACAAGTCCAAGGAATTTCCGGGGGAAAGCCTCTCAAAGATGGGCGAGCTGGGCTTTCTGGGCATGATGGTTCCGCCGGAGTACGACGGAGCGGGCGCGGACACGGTCAGCTACGCCTCGGCGCTTTCGGAGATCGCCTACGCCTGCGCGTCAACTGCGGTGGTGATGAGCGTGCATAACTCCATCGTGTGCGAATCTCTCATGAAATTCGGCTCCAAGGACCAGAAGGACCGGTACCTCGGCTTTCTTGCGCGGGGGGAATGGATAGGGGCCTTTGCCATGACCGAGCCCCTTGCGGGGTCCGACCCCGTGCGCCAGGAAACCACGGCCACCAAAACCGACAAGGGCTGGCTCATAAACGGCGTCAAGCGCTTCATAACAAGCGGCAAAAACGCGGAACTGGTGATAGTGACCGCCAAGACCGATCCGGCCAGGAGACACCGTGGAATTTCGGCCTTTCTGGTGCGCCGGGGAACCCCCGGCTTTTCGGTGGGGCGTCTCGAAAACAAGATGGGCCTTTGCGCCTCTGACACCGCCGACCTCTACTTTGAAAACTGCGAAGTGGACGGGCGAGACATCCTGGGAGGCGAGGGAAGCGGCTTTCTCATCGCCATGAGCGCCCTTGACTGCGGGCGCATAGGCATCGCGGCCCAGAGCGTGGGTGTGGCCCAGGCGGCCCTGGACGCAGCCGTTTACCACGCAAGGCACCGCGAGCAGTTCGGAAAGCCAATAGCAGCCAACCAGGGCGTGAGCTTTCCAATAGCGGACATGGCGACGGAAATCGCGGCGGCAAGGCTTCTCATGCTCTCGGCGGCGGCAGCCAAGGACCGCTTGGAAAATTTCACCGTGGCCGCCAGCATGGCCAAGCTCTACGCAAGCGAGATGGTGAACCGCGTTGTCGCAAAAGCCTTGCAAATCCACGGCGGTTATGGCTACACAAAGGATTACGCCGTGGAGAAGCACTACCGGGACGCCAGGGTGTTCACCATTTACGAGGGAACAAGCGAGATACAGAGGATGGTGATTTCCCGCCATTTATTAGGCTGA
- a CDS encoding B12-binding domain-containing radical SAM protein, protein MKLSPKPPKAFPLMRVAFVQNFWEDLSGPLLLAEILVRQGHEVRFFLEERGFEKKIGLFAPDVIALSVCTGQHHWYLDFAERAKKGLSKKPLVVMGGPHPTHFPEIVKHPAIDAICRGDGEIAFPKFLSGVVKGTPPVNVENFYVKLGGRVYENPIGKVIRNLDELPIPTRKELYGPYPFLAASPHKKIMASRGCPFNCYYCSNHAFRALARGKGPYLRWRSVDHVMAEISLVKERYGYRFLDISDDLFTLNRKWALEFCERYEKEIGLPYGVNLHARFIDDEIAAALKSSGCNSVAFGVECGNDKTRKELLGKDVTNAEIRRCVEILKRHKIWFRTYNIIGLPGEPLETTLETLRLNQELKPDYAWCTLPLPLPGTRFAEICTEKTGMAEDEAMRRLNKSWFDASVVTGPDAKKIQNLHKFFGILVRRPWLMPLVDILVKLPPNPVFRMISQAYYGNQMKKRTHMGWLRLFRIYFKVRKQY, encoded by the coding sequence TTGAAACTCTCCCCCAAGCCCCCCAAGGCGTTTCCCCTCATGCGCGTGGCCTTTGTTCAAAATTTCTGGGAGGACCTGTCAGGACCGCTTCTGCTTGCGGAAATCCTTGTGAGGCAGGGCCACGAGGTGAGGTTTTTCCTGGAGGAGCGCGGATTCGAGAAGAAAATCGGACTGTTCGCGCCTGACGTCATCGCCCTTTCCGTCTGCACAGGCCAGCACCACTGGTATCTCGATTTCGCGGAAAGGGCCAAAAAGGGCCTTTCCAAAAAGCCCCTGGTGGTGATGGGCGGGCCCCATCCCACCCATTTTCCCGAAATCGTCAAACATCCGGCCATTGACGCCATCTGCCGGGGCGACGGAGAGATAGCCTTTCCGAAGTTTCTTTCGGGCGTGGTCAAGGGGACGCCGCCGGTAAACGTCGAAAATTTCTACGTGAAACTTGGTGGCCGGGTTTACGAAAACCCCATTGGCAAGGTGATCAGGAATCTGGACGAACTTCCCATACCCACCAGGAAGGAGCTTTACGGGCCGTACCCCTTTCTGGCCGCCTCGCCCCACAAGAAGATCATGGCAAGCCGGGGCTGCCCCTTCAACTGTTATTACTGCTCCAACCACGCCTTCCGGGCACTGGCCAGGGGAAAAGGGCCGTATCTTAGGTGGCGCAGCGTGGACCACGTAATGGCGGAAATCTCACTTGTGAAGGAGCGCTACGGGTACAGGTTCCTTGACATCAGCGACGACCTTTTCACCTTGAACAGGAAATGGGCGCTGGAATTCTGCGAACGATACGAAAAGGAGATAGGGCTTCCCTACGGGGTCAACCTCCACGCAAGGTTCATTGACGACGAGATCGCGGCGGCGCTCAAATCATCGGGATGCAACTCGGTGGCCTTCGGTGTGGAGTGCGGAAACGACAAGACCCGCAAGGAGCTTCTGGGAAAGGATGTCACCAACGCCGAGATACGGCGCTGCGTGGAAATTCTGAAACGCCACAAAATCTGGTTCCGCACCTATAATATTATCGGGCTTCCGGGCGAGCCCCTGGAAACCACCCTGGAAACCCTGCGCTTAAACCAGGAGCTCAAACCCGACTACGCCTGGTGCACGCTTCCCCTGCCGCTTCCCGGAACGCGGTTCGCCGAAATCTGTACCGAAAAAACCGGCATGGCGGAAGACGAGGCCATGAGGCGGCTCAACAAAAGCTGGTTCGACGCAAGCGTGGTGACCGGGCCGGACGCCAAAAAAATCCAGAACCTGCATAAGTTCTTCGGTATCCTGGTGCGCCGGCCTTGGCTCATGCCCCTTGTGGACATCCTGGTGAAGCTGCCGCCCAACCCGGTTTTCCGCATGATAAGCCAAGCCTACTACGGAAACCAGATGAAAAAGCGCACCCACATGGGCTGGCTGCGGCTTTTCCGCATATATTTCAAGGTCAGAAAGCAGTATTGA
- a CDS encoding helix-turn-helix transcriptional regulator, with the protein MAAKKSAEPSSLGGRIKKIRLEKGWSLAQLAGETGVAEKELERVEEGAVMPAVGTLLLISRALEVDSDNFLKEEKEARKTRAEAFEKRTENYAYCTLSPGARHKHLKAFRITIEPNSAHQSVGYRHEGEEFVYVLSGKLSITVGEQTTILGPDESLHFNSLIPHKLANTSSSQTKAVVVLYTP; encoded by the coding sequence ATGGCAGCCAAAAAAAGCGCCGAGCCGTCTAGCCTGGGCGGACGCATAAAGAAAATCCGCCTGGAAAAGGGATGGAGCCTCGCCCAGCTAGCGGGCGAGACGGGCGTTGCCGAGAAGGAACTGGAAAGGGTGGAGGAAGGCGCGGTGATGCCCGCAGTGGGCACCCTTCTCCTCATCTCCCGCGCCCTTGAGGTGGACTCGGACAATTTCCTGAAAGAGGAAAAAGAGGCCCGGAAAACCCGCGCCGAGGCCTTTGAAAAGCGCACCGAGAACTACGCCTACTGCACCCTCTCGCCGGGGGCGCGGCACAAGCACCTGAAAGCGTTCAGAATCACCATAGAGCCCAACTCCGCCCACCAGAGCGTGGGATACAGGCACGAGGGCGAGGAGTTCGTGTACGTCCTTTCCGGCAAGCTATCCATAACCGTGGGCGAGCAGACAACGATTCTGGGGCCGGACGAGAGCCTGCACTTCAACTCGCTCATTCCGCACAAGCTGGCCAACACGAGCAGCAGCCAGACCAAGGCCGTGGTCGTCCTCTACACTCCCTGA